A single Chanos chanos chromosome 8, fChaCha1.1, whole genome shotgun sequence DNA region contains:
- the nrsn1 gene encoding neurensin-1 — translation MTSCSEFCGSEYTEQTPGSANSSHQRYGVRSYLHQFYEECTASIWERDEDFQIQRSPNRWSSVLWKVCLALGALILVAGLSVLLVGYATPPRIEAFGEDELLFVDGRAVRFNRALDACKLAGAVLFCVGGSGMALGLLLAAFSQGGSKEEHYLQHKFKERLAEIQASVLPVTRAPTPGEAKVPVTLSKVQNVQPSSET, via the exons ATGACTTCTTGCTCAGAGTTCTGTGGGTCGGAGTACACTGAGCAAACTCCAGGATCGGCGAACAGCAGCCACCAGCGATATGGCGTTCGCTCTTACCTGCACCAGTTCTACGAAGAGTGTACCGCGTCTATCTGGGAGCGCGATGAAGATTTTCAGATCCAGAGATCGCCGAACAGGTGGAGCTCTGTCCTCTGGAAG gtCTGTCTCGCGCTGGGAGCGTTGATACTGGTTGCAGGGTTGTCAGTGTTGTTGGTGGGCTATGCCACCCCCCCACGCATCGAGGCGTTCGGTGAGGACGAGCTGCTCTTCGTGGATGGGCGAGCCGTGCGCTTTAACCGGGCGCTGGACGCCTGTAAGCTGGCAGGAGCGGTGCTGTTCTGCGTGGGGGGCAGCGGCATGGCTCTGGGGCTGCTCCTGGCGGCCTTCTCCCAGGGCGGCTCCAAGGAAGAGCACTACCTCCAGCACAAGTTCAAAGAGAGGCTGGCCGAAATCCAGGCCTCCGTGCTCCCCGTGACCCGGGCGCCCACGCCCGGGGAGGCGAAGGTACCTGTCACCCTCTCAAAGGTGCAGAACGTCCAACCCAGCTCTGAAACCTGA